A window of the Streptomyces albireticuli genome harbors these coding sequences:
- a CDS encoding ATP-binding protein, translated as MAFVERCTEMARLRELFAQSEQGRAQTVVISGAVASGKTELLHTFAEEAARSGALVLTATGARAESGLALGLICQLVHNGDLPPDLVQQADSLLNQSIQHPDDPEPEPVTLQQTSAKVARGLSTMLLELAAERGVALVIDDIQYADGPSLQFLLYLMRRLTNGRLMVVLSECAVAQPSHPTFHAELLRQRNCHRLRLHLISPQGVRELLAEVTDEDTAGRLAPAYHQVSGGNPLLLRGLVEDGMVRLAGGTEALSTRPITEESFQQAVLACLYRWDSETIRIAHGLAVLGEWATPPLVAALVDIQAARVEQGVTDLCRSGFLADGRLRHPAVTATVLGTIGLEERTRMHGRAAELLHDNGVRETDVAEHLVAAGRIRDQNDIAVLRNAAVQALAEDRVDFAVECLTLACATCADERRRAALTLTLTRLEWRTRPSAAARHLTPLTEALKAGHLESDDAVTIADYLFWHGRADEARAVLGVLGTDGGTAGPRSVTDPYHPGHLQPWMHLSRPGTPQALPRDGRHGAVPGHVGLTASAALTSALFDGPGEKAIGWAEQVLADCTLSDCTVAAVQSALYALIHCDRAAKAAPWCHVFIAEARARQATTWEALLKGVRAEIALRQGDLPTAARWAEEALSLISPRCWGVAVGEPLAVLLLARTAMGRHEEAAQLLRHVVPDAMFETRFGLKYLHARGHHHLAVGRFQAALADFRRCGELMREWSLDLPALVPWRSDVARVQLALNQREAARELVTEELALPGATGARSRGVALRVLAAARDLKQRPLLLREAVDLLQAAGDRVELVRALAELSRAHHGLGEFNRARMMGRRAMQVAKDCGAEELCRQLLADQDVVDGADGAEAHGAESAEALSDAERRVAALAAMGHTNREIGSRLYITVSTVEQHLTRVYRKLDVTRRTDLPLRLKDGDYSLPQQVAAERWPVGAEA; from the coding sequence ATGGCATTTGTCGAGCGGTGTACGGAGATGGCGCGCCTGCGGGAGCTGTTCGCGCAATCGGAACAGGGCAGGGCCCAGACGGTCGTCATCAGCGGTGCCGTCGCCAGCGGCAAGACCGAACTGCTGCACACGTTCGCCGAGGAGGCCGCCCGCTCGGGCGCGCTCGTCCTGACGGCGACCGGGGCCCGCGCCGAAAGCGGCCTCGCACTCGGCCTCATCTGCCAGCTCGTCCACAACGGCGACCTGCCGCCCGACCTGGTGCAGCAGGCCGACTCGCTGCTCAACCAGAGCATCCAGCACCCGGACGACCCCGAGCCGGAGCCGGTCACCCTCCAGCAGACCTCGGCGAAGGTGGCGCGCGGGCTCAGCACGATGCTGCTCGAACTCGCCGCCGAGCGCGGCGTCGCCCTCGTCATCGACGACATCCAGTACGCCGACGGCCCGTCCCTCCAGTTCCTGCTCTACCTGATGCGCCGGCTGACCAACGGCCGCCTCATGGTCGTGCTCAGCGAATGCGCCGTCGCCCAGCCCTCGCACCCCACCTTCCACGCCGAGCTGCTGCGCCAGCGCAACTGCCACCGCCTCCGGCTGCACCTGATCTCCCCGCAGGGCGTGCGGGAGCTGCTCGCCGAGGTCACCGACGAGGACACCGCGGGCCGGCTCGCCCCCGCGTACCACCAGGTCAGCGGCGGAAACCCGCTGCTGCTGCGCGGGCTCGTCGAGGACGGCATGGTCCGGCTGGCGGGCGGCACCGAGGCGCTGTCGACCAGGCCGATCACCGAAGAATCGTTCCAGCAGGCCGTGCTCGCCTGTCTCTACCGCTGGGACTCCGAGACCATCCGGATCGCCCACGGCCTCGCCGTGCTCGGCGAGTGGGCCACTCCCCCGCTCGTCGCCGCGCTCGTCGACATCCAGGCCGCCCGCGTGGAGCAGGGCGTCACCGACCTCTGCCGCTCCGGCTTCCTGGCCGACGGCAGGCTCCGCCACCCCGCCGTCACCGCCACCGTCCTCGGCACCATCGGCCTGGAGGAGCGGACGCGCATGCACGGCCGCGCCGCCGAGCTCCTGCACGACAACGGTGTCCGGGAGACCGACGTCGCCGAGCACCTCGTCGCGGCCGGCCGGATCCGCGACCAGAACGACATAGCCGTCCTGCGCAACGCCGCCGTGCAGGCGCTCGCCGAGGACCGCGTCGACTTCGCCGTCGAATGCCTCACCCTCGCCTGCGCCACCTGCGCCGACGAGCGCCGGCGCGCCGCCCTCACCCTGACCCTGACCCGGCTGGAGTGGCGCACCCGGCCCTCCGCCGCCGCCCGCCACCTCACCCCGCTCACCGAGGCCCTCAAGGCCGGCCACCTGGAGAGCGACGACGCCGTCACCATCGCCGACTACCTCTTCTGGCACGGCCGGGCCGACGAGGCCCGTGCGGTCCTGGGCGTGCTCGGCACCGACGGCGGCACCGCCGGCCCGCGGTCCGTCACCGACCCGTACCACCCCGGCCACCTCCAGCCGTGGATGCACCTCAGCCGCCCCGGCACCCCCCAGGCCCTGCCCCGGGACGGCCGGCACGGCGCCGTGCCCGGCCACGTGGGCCTGACCGCCTCCGCCGCGCTGACCTCCGCCCTCTTCGACGGCCCCGGCGAGAAGGCCATCGGCTGGGCCGAGCAGGTACTCGCCGACTGCACGCTCTCCGACTGCACCGTCGCCGCCGTGCAGTCGGCGCTCTACGCGCTGATCCACTGCGACCGGGCGGCCAAGGCCGCGCCGTGGTGCCACGTCTTCATCGCCGAGGCCCGGGCCCGGCAGGCCACCACCTGGGAGGCCCTGCTCAAGGGCGTACGGGCGGAGATCGCGCTGCGCCAGGGCGACCTGCCGACCGCCGCCCGGTGGGCCGAGGAGGCGCTGTCCCTGATCTCGCCGCGCTGCTGGGGCGTCGCCGTGGGCGAGCCGCTGGCGGTGCTGCTGCTCGCGCGGACCGCGATGGGCCGCCACGAGGAGGCCGCCCAGTTGCTGCGGCACGTCGTGCCGGACGCGATGTTCGAGACCCGGTTCGGGCTGAAGTACCTGCACGCGCGCGGCCACCACCACCTCGCCGTGGGCCGGTTCCAGGCCGCGCTCGCCGACTTCCGGCGGTGCGGCGAGCTGATGCGGGAGTGGTCGCTGGACCTCCCCGCGCTGGTGCCCTGGCGCAGCGACGTCGCCCGGGTCCAGCTGGCCCTGAACCAGCGCGAGGCCGCCCGCGAACTGGTCACCGAGGAGCTGGCGCTGCCCGGCGCGACCGGTGCCCGCTCCCGCGGCGTCGCGCTCCGCGTGCTCGCCGCCGCCCGTGACCTCAAGCAGCGGCCGCTGCTCCTGCGCGAGGCCGTCGACCTGCTCCAGGCCGCCGGTGACCGGGTGGAGCTCGTCCGCGCCCTGGCCGAGCTGAGCCGGGCGCACCACGGGCTCGGCGAGTTCAACCGGGCCCGGATGATGGGCCGCCGTGCCATGCAGGTCGCCAAGGACTGCGGGGCCGAGGAGCTGTGCCGGCAGCTGCTGGCCGACCAGGACGTGGTGGACGGCGCCGACGGCGCGGAGGCGCACGGGGCCGAGAGCGCCGAGGCCCTGAGCGACGCCGAGCGGCGGGTGGCGGCGCTGGCCGCGATGGGCCACACCAACCGCGAGATCGGCAGCCGGCTGTACATCACGGTCAGCACGGTGGAGCAGCACCTGACGCGGGTGTACCGGAAGCTGGACGTGACGCGGCGGACGGATCTGCCGCTGCGGCTCAAGGACGGCGACTACAGCCTTCCGCAGCAGGTGGCGGCGGAGCGGTGGCCGGTGGGGGCGGAGGCGTAG
- a CDS encoding response regulator, with amino-acid sequence MIRILLVDDHPVVREGLRGMLDVQPDLEVVGGASSGPEGVALCASLEPDIVLMDLRMPGGDGVEATRRIRAAHPGTRVVVLTTYETDRDILRAVEAGAAGYLLKDASSGDLADSVRAAARGETVLAPTVAAALVSRLRGGEPDRPQLSQRELEVLRLVAEGCTNSEIGRRLFVGESTVKTHLLRSFNKLGVSDRTAAVTRAMQFGLLSTD; translated from the coding sequence ATGATCCGGATCCTGCTCGTCGACGACCACCCCGTGGTACGGGAGGGACTGCGCGGCATGCTCGACGTCCAGCCCGACCTGGAGGTCGTCGGCGGCGCCTCGTCCGGGCCCGAGGGCGTCGCCCTGTGCGCCTCCCTGGAGCCCGACATCGTCCTCATGGACCTGCGGATGCCCGGCGGCGACGGGGTCGAGGCCACCCGCAGGATCCGCGCCGCCCACCCCGGGACCCGCGTCGTGGTGCTGACCACCTACGAGACCGACCGCGACATCCTGCGGGCCGTCGAGGCCGGCGCCGCCGGCTATCTGCTGAAGGACGCCTCCAGCGGCGACCTCGCCGACTCCGTACGAGCGGCCGCGCGCGGCGAGACCGTGCTCGCCCCCACCGTGGCCGCCGCCCTGGTCTCCCGGCTGCGCGGCGGCGAACCGGACCGGCCGCAGCTCTCCCAGCGGGAGCTGGAGGTGCTGCGGCTGGTCGCCGAAGGCTGCACCAACTCCGAGATCGGCCGCCGCCTGTTCGTCGGCGAGAGCACCGTCAAGACCCATCTCCTGCGGAGCTTCAACAAGCTCGGGGTCTCCGACCGCACCGCCGCCGTCACCCGCGCGATGCAGTTCGGGCTGCTCTCGACGGACTGA